In the Aneurinibacillus soli genome, one interval contains:
- the panD gene encoding aspartate 1-decarboxylase: MFRTMMKSKIHRATVTEANLNYVGSITIDRDIMDAVDVLPNEKVQIVNNNNGARLETYVIEGERGSGVICLNGAAARLVQPGDVVIIIAYAMMTDADAHTYKPKVAIMDENNRISQMIGEEIHATVL, from the coding sequence ATGTTCCGTACGATGATGAAGTCCAAAATTCACCGTGCTACCGTTACGGAGGCAAACTTAAACTACGTGGGCAGTATTACGATTGACCGTGATATTATGGATGCGGTTGACGTTTTGCCGAATGAGAAAGTGCAGATCGTTAATAACAACAACGGCGCACGTCTGGAAACGTATGTAATCGAAGGCGAACGCGGCAGTGGTGTGATCTGTCTGAATGGTGCAGCAGCCCGCCTTGTGCAGCCAGGTGATGTTGTGATTATTATTGCATACGCCATGATGACGGATGCGGATGCCCACACGTACAAGCCCAAAGTGGCAATCATGGATGAGAACAATCGCATCTCCCAGATGATCGGCGAAGAAATCCACGCGACCGTGCTGTAA
- the panC gene encoding pantoate--beta-alanine ligase encodes MRTVSTIQELRTALKNIRPQKIGFVPTMGYLHEGHISLVKKARETADFVVMSIFVNPLQFGPNEDLDSYPRDLERDSQLAVEAGVDLLFFPSVEEMYPTGSRTIVSVHEITDALCGASRPGHFDGVATVVLKLFNIVSPDYAFFGMKDAQQVAVIMQMVRDLNMQVEVIPCPIVREADGLALSSRNVYLSEEARTQALVLSRALAEAQQLLGKGERNVAALRQAMETVIGTSPLAEIDYIELRSYPDLQLTDELAGTCLIALAVRFGTTRLIDNILIEVAKEEAACSVR; translated from the coding sequence ATGAGAACGGTCTCAACCATTCAGGAACTGCGCACAGCGCTGAAAAATATTCGTCCACAAAAAATTGGCTTCGTTCCGACAATGGGCTACTTGCACGAAGGACATATCAGCCTTGTTAAAAAGGCGCGGGAGACAGCAGACTTTGTTGTGATGAGTATTTTTGTGAACCCACTTCAATTCGGGCCGAATGAAGATCTTGACAGCTATCCGCGCGACTTAGAGCGCGACAGCCAACTGGCAGTCGAAGCAGGTGTGGATTTGTTGTTCTTCCCGTCGGTTGAAGAGATGTACCCGACAGGCAGCCGCACGATTGTATCGGTGCATGAGATTACGGATGCGCTGTGCGGAGCATCTCGCCCTGGGCATTTTGACGGAGTAGCGACAGTTGTGCTGAAGCTGTTCAACATTGTGAGTCCGGATTATGCATTTTTTGGTATGAAAGATGCACAGCAGGTCGCTGTTATTATGCAAATGGTGCGTGACCTCAATATGCAAGTGGAAGTGATCCCATGTCCGATTGTTCGGGAAGCAGACGGATTAGCCTTAAGCTCGCGCAATGTATACCTTTCAGAAGAAGCGCGTACGCAGGCGCTTGTGCTGTCTCGCGCCCTTGCAGAAGCGCAGCAGTTGCTTGGCAAAGGTGAGCGCAATGTGGCGGCATTGCGTCAGGCAATGGAGACCGTGATTGGCACAAGTCCGCTTGCAGAGATTGATTACATCGAACTGCGGAGCTATCCGGACTTGCAGCTGACAGACGAGCTCGCAGGCACCTGCTTGATTGCACTGGCGGTCCGGTTCGGCACTACCCGTCTGATTGATAATATACTGATTGAGGTTGCGAAGGAGGAAGCAGCATGTTCCGTACGATGA